The window CCGACGCCAGCCACGCCAGGCGCGCTCGCGCGAGAAGGTCGAACTCATCTTGGAGGCGACGCTGCAGATTCTCGACCAGGAGGGGCCGGACGCGCTGACCACCAACCGGATTGCCGAGGTGGCCGGCATCAGCATCGGCACGCTCTACCAGTATTTCCCCAACAAGCGGCAGGTACTGGAGGAACTGGCGCAGCGCGAAAGCGATCGCCTGACGGCGGAACTGCTGGCGGTCTTGAGCGAGCCGGATGGACAGTCGCCGGACCAGCGGCTGCGGCAGGTCGTGCGCACCTTGCTCGGCGCCTTCGGCGGACGGCACCGGGCGCGCCGCTTCGTGCTCGAACAAGCCATCGCGCGCGGCGGTAATCCGCTGGTCACGCCCGGGCATGTGTCGACCTTCCTGAGCTCGGCCGGCATCCGCGACGTCGACGGGCGGGTCGTGGCGCTCTCCCCCATCCAGGCCTTCGTGCTGACCCGCTCGATCATGGGTGCCATCGGCAGCGCGCTGACGTATGACGAGCAATGGCTTGCCAGCCCGGCGTTCGAAGACAGTCTGTTCAGCTTGGTGCGCGGCTTTCTGCGCGAGTGTGCCGGCAAGGCGGCAGCGCCTGCGGCTGCGCGCTAGCGCGCAGCATAGGGAAAGCCGGACTTCTCGCTCATCCGGTCAAGCCGCGCCCGCAGGCGGCCGATCTCGGCGGCCAGCTGCGACGCCATGAACGCCAGCGGCCCCGTCTCGGGAGCCGGTACGACGGCCGGCTGCGCTGGGGACACAGCGGGCGCCGGTGCCCGGCCGGTCTCGAGGGCATCGGCCAATGCCAGCAACGCGGAAGCGATGCCGGGGTCATCGCCATCGCCCGGCCCGCTCTCCTGCTCGATCGCGGCCATCAGTTCCAGCGCGCTGACGCACACACGCGCAGCATGCTGGATCTCCTCGAACTCGGCGGCCGGCACGCCGGTCTCCTTGGCGACCGAGGGAATCAGCCCGCGCAGGGGAATGAGCTTCGCCCCCAGGTCCAGCATCGCCGCGCGCTGTTCCGCCGCGTCGGCGAAGCCGTGCCGCATCTTCACATGGACGGCGGCGCTGGCCCGCAGCAGCGCGGCAAGCCTGACGCGCCACGAGTACGAGGCATAGGCCGGCAACGCGAAGGAGAACACCAGCGCGATCGCCGTACCGATGAACACGTCCACCGTGCGCCAGAGGGCGTCATAGACGTTCTGGTTGCCATGCCCGGCGGTGATGACCACGGTGATCGCCGCCAGCAGCGCAATATAGCCGCCCTTGCCGATCGCGTGGTAGGCGCAATAGCCGCAGATCACGGCCATCAGCAGATAGGTCAGCATCGGCGCGCCGAAATAGGACTGCTGCACGATCAACGCCAGCCCGACCACCGCGCCGATCAAGGTGCCGACCCCGCGCTCGGCGGCGCGGCGCCGGATATTGCCGTGATGCTGGATCCCGCCGATCACCACCAGTACCGTGATGGTGGCCCATTCTCCATGCGGGATCCGAATGCCGGTGGTCAACGCAATCGACACCAGCAAGGCGAGCGCAACGCGCGTCGCGTGGAACAGCCTGGCCTGCCGGAAGCGCCGGTTCGAATCAAAAAGGACATCGGTGGTCTTGCGCAGGATATCGAGCATGTTCGCATGGCCGGGGTCGGCTTGACGGTGCTCAAGTGTAAGCCGGGGGCGGCCGCTCAGGCGCCGCGGCCGCCGGGCGTCCGGGGCTCCTGCCTCCCCCCGAGCGCGAGGCCCGGGATCGTGACGATCGTGCGATCGGACCTCGCTCGGATCCGCCCAGCCCCAGCTAAGCCCCAGCCCCAGCCCCAGCCCCCGTATATCAAATTTTTTGAATGACAATGACAATCGCGACTGCCTGACAGAGCACTTCGCCTAGCTATAGTTCTGCCCATGGACAGCGCAACGGCGCAACGAAGCGAAAGCAGCGCCGCTGTCCAAGCACTCAAATTCATTGAATCAAGAAACCATCGGAGAGCCCCCATGTCGAACGCGAAACTTGAAGTCCTGACCCCGCACAACAGCCAGTTCATCATCATCGACCACCAGCCGCAGATGGCCTTCGGCGTGCAGTCGATGGACCGCCAGACCATGAAGAACAATGTCGTGGGCCTGGCCAAGGCGGCGAAGATCTTCGACGTGCCGACCACCATCACCACGGTCGAGAGCGAATCCTTCTCGGGCTATACCTATCCGGAACTGCTCGATGTCTTCCCCGGCAAGCAGACGCTGGAGCGTACCTCGATGAACTCCTGGGACGACCAGAAGGTGCGCGACGCGCTGGCCGCCAATGGCCGCAAGAAGGTTGTCGTGGCCGGCCTGTGGACCGAGGTCTGCAACACCACCTTTGCGCTGTGCGCGATGCTGGAAGGCGACTACGAGATCTATATGGTGGCCGACGCTTCGGGCGGCACGAGCAAGGAAGCGCATGACTACGCCATGCAGCGCATGGTGCAGGCCGGCGTGGTGCCCGTGACCTGGCAACAGGTCATGCTGGAATGGCAGCGCGACTGGAAGAACCGCGAAACCTACGACGGGGTGATGGCCGTGGCCAAGGAGCACTCGGGCGCCTATGGCATGGGCATCGACTATGCTTACACGATGGTCCACAAGGCCGCGCAACGCACGGCAACCGTGCACGAATCGCTGGCTCCCGTGCACGCGCCGGTGATCGAGCGCTGATGCCCGCCCGCCGCCAGTCATCCCTCGGAGCACACACCATGATTCCAGGTCGAAGCGTGGCCAGCATCGCCCTCCCCCTGGGATGCTGGCTGGCCATCAGCGCCTCCAGCGTGGCGGCGGCAGCGATCGTTGCCACCACGCTGCTCGTCTGATCGCGCCGTCCGCGGGAACCCCCTTCCCCGCGGACATGTCCCTGCACGACAAGCAATCGACGGCCATGCTGCCGGCGGGTGTCTGCCACCCCTCGGCATTGCCGCATCGGCCAAGCGCCCGGGATCGGGCGCTTACGCGGGCCGCAGCGCCCATTTACCGGAGGGATCTCAACCATGAGCGCGAACGTCAACGCATCCAGCCCAACAGCAGCGAGCCAGGAGCCCAGCCTCTGGGAACTGTGCCGGGCGCCGATTCTCCTTACCATCGTGGGCGGCGCCATCGACACGATCGGCTTTATCGCGCTGGTGGGCTTCTTCACCGCGCACGTCACCGGAAACCTGGTGCTCGCGGGAGCGGCCTTCGTCAAAGGCGGGGCCGGCTTATGGATCAAGCTGGGCGCCATCCCGCTCTTTATCGCCACGGTCGTCATCAGCAAGATGCTGATTGACCGCAACCGGCAGACCCACCGGACCCTGGGCTGGCTGTTCGTTGCGGAAGCCGTCTTCCTGCTGGGCTTCATGGTCGCCGGCCTGTCGCTCGCACCGTTCGACAACCCGGATGGCGTGGACCTCGCCCTGACCGGGGGCCTCGGCCTCGTCGCGCTTGCCGTGCGCAATACCGCCAGCAAGACCCTGATCAAGCACATCAGCCCCAGCACCATGATGACCGGGAACACCACGCAACTGGGCATCGACCTGTCGAATTTCCTGCGTGCCAGGACACGCGCCGGTTTCCAGGATCTTCTCAAGAGCGCCAGTGTCGTGCTCGGCTTCGTGAGCGGCGCTTTCCTTGGCGCGACCCTCTATGTGACGATCGGCTTCTGGAGCGTCTTTCCCTTTATGCTTCCCATCGCCTACCTGGCGCGGCTGGCCTTTCGCAACGAATTCAAATGAGTGGATGACGTCATGAGCATCAGCAAGAACCGGGTGGAATCCTTCAGCGATGGCGTCATTGCCGTCAGCCTGACACTGATGCTGTTCCAGCTGCAGGTGCCGGAAGGATTCGCACTGAAGGACATCCTCGGCAACGCCTATAACTTCTTTGGCTACGTACTGAGCTTTATCTACGTCGGCATCTATTGGAACAACCATCATCACCTGTTCAAGGTCGCGCGCGGCATCAACGGCAGGATCATGTGGGCGAACCTGAACCTGCTGTTCTGGCTGACCATGGTGCCGTTCACCACCACCTGGACCTGGAAGTCCGACTTCGCGCAGACGCCGACAGCGATGTATGCCTTCGTCCTGTTCATGTGTTCCGTCTCCTACTCCTTGCTCACGAGGCTGATCCTGAGATCCGGCGGCGAACACTCGGAACTCCGGCAGGCCATCGGCAGCGACCTCAAGGGGAAGCTCTCCATCCCGATCTACGCCGTGGCGATCGCGGCCAGCTTTTTCAGCAGCGCAGCCTCGTTCTCCATCCTGACCGTGATGGCTGGCGTATGGTTCTTTCCGGATTCGCGGATCGAAAAATACCTGCTCGCGGACAAGACCCACGAGCTCTGAGGGCATGAGGCTCGGGATCGGACCCGAGGCTCACTCGCTCGGCCGGCGCCGGCACTCGGTCCGATACATCCGGCGGCGCAGGGGTATCGGCTGGCGCGTGCCCCCCCTTCTATGGCTTCGACGATGACGTCCTATCCAGGGGCATCGCCTGCCGGATTGCCCTGGTGCAGCATTGCTCCGGCGCGCGAAACCGACGTCTTGCGAGACGGCGGGCCTCCGGAAAGCCGGGGCCTGCCTCCCGGCCGGCCCCATCGCTACCGCCGTCTTGCCACCGGTGTCACCTCAAGTCGAAGCGGTCCAGGTTCATCACCTTGTTCCAGGCTGCCACGAAGTCCTGGACGAACTTCTCCTGTGCGTCCGCCCCGCCATAGACTTCGCAGACTGCCCGCAATTCAGAGTTGGAACCGAAGACCAGATCGACCCGCGTGCCGGTCCATTTCGGCGCGCCTGACTTGCGGTCGCGTCCTTCGAACACGTCCTTTTCATCCGACAGCGGCTGCCATTCCGTGCCCATGTCGAGCAGGTTCACGAAGAAGTCGTTGGTCAGCATGCCTGGGCGCTTGGTGAGAACGCCATGCTGGGACTTGCCGAAGTTGACGTCCAGCACCCGCATGCCGCCCACCAGCACGGTCATCTCCGGAACCGTCAGCGTCAGCAGTTGCGCCTTGTCGACCAGCAGCGCCTCGGACGGGATCGAGAACTTGCCCTGCAGGTAGTTGCGGAAGCCGTCCGCGACCGGTTCGAGCACGGCCATGGCATCGAGGTCGGTCTGCTGCTGCGAGGCGTCCATGCGTCCCGGCGAGAAGGGCACCGTGACAGGGTGGCCGGCCTGCTTCGCCGCCTGCTCGACTCCCGCGCACCCGGCCAGCACGATGAGGTCGGCCAGCGAGACTTTCTTGCCGCCCGACTGTGCCTTGTTGAACTCGCCCTGGATGCCCTCCAGCGTGGCCAGGACCTTTGCCAGCTCGGCAGGCTGGTTGGCGTCCCAGTCCTTCTGCGGGGCAAGGCGGATGCGGGCGCCATTGGCCCCGCCACGCTTGTCCGATCCGCGGAATGTCGAGGCCGATGCCCACGCTGTCGATACGAGTTGCGGGATGGTCAACCCGGATGCCAGCACCGTGGCCTTGAGCGCCGCCACATCCTGCGCATCGATCAGCGGATGGTCGACCGGCGGGATCGGGTCCTGCCAGAGAAGCTCTTCTTTCGGGACTTCCGGACCGAGATAGCGTGCGCGCGGCCCCATGTCGCGGTGGGTCAGCTTGAACCACGCCCGGGCAAATGCATCGGCCAGTTGCTCCGGATGCTCGTAGAAGCGCCGCGAGATCTTTTCGTAGACCGGGTCGAAGCGCAGCGAGAGGTCGGTCGTCAGCATGGACGGCGAACGGCGCTTCGACGGATCGGCAGGGTCGGGCACGGTGCCGGCGCCCGCGTCGCCCTTCGGCTTCCATTGATTCGCGCCGGCCGGGCTCTTCGTCAGTTCCCATTCATATTCGAACAGGTGCTTGAAGTAGTCGTTGCTCCACTTCGTCGGCGTGGTGGTCCAGATGACTTCCAGCCCGCTGGTGATGGTGTCACCGCCCTTGCCCGTGCCGAAGCTGCTGCGCCAGCCGAGACCCTGTTCTTCCAGGCCGGCAGCTTCGGGCTCGGGTCCCACGTGAGAAGCCGGACCGGCGCCATGCGTCTTGCCGAAGGCGTGGCCACCGGCGATCAGCGCAACGGTTTCTTCGTCGTTCATCGCCATGCGGCGGAACGTCTCGCGGATGTCGATGGCTGCCGCAAGCGGGTCCGGGTTGCCGTTCGGGCCTTCCGGATTCACGTAGATCAAGCCCATCTGCACCGCGGCCAGCGGATTTTCGAGATCCCGCTTGCCGCTGTAGCGCTTGTCGGCCAGCCACTGGGTTTCGTTGCCCCAGTAGACGGATTCGTCCGGCTCGTAGACGTCCTCCCGTCCACCGCCGAACCCGAAGGTCTTGAACCCCATCGACTCCAGCGCGACGTTGCCGGTCAGGACGATGAGGTCGCCCCACGAGAGCTTCCGACCGTACTTTTGCTTGATCGGCCAGATCAGCCTGCGCGCCTTGTCGAGGCTGACGTTGTCCGGCCAGCTATTGGTGGGTGCGAAGCGCTGCTGGGCGGTCCCGACGCCACCGCGCCCGTCGCCGATGCGGTACGTACCTGCGGCATGCCATGCCATGCGGATGAACAGCGGACCATAGTGACCGAAGTCCGCGGGCCACCAGGGCTGCGAGTCGGTCATCAGCGCCTCCAGATCCTTCTTCACGGCCGCAAGATCCAGGCTGTTGAATTCCTTCGCATAGTTGAAATCCTTGCCCATCGGATCCGACTGCGGGGAATTCTGACGAAGGATATGCAGATTGAGCCGCTCCGGCCACCACTCCTGCAGAGATCGGCCGGCACCTGCGGGATGAAGAAACGGGCACTTCGCTTCAGTCGTCATGCGTGTCTCCTTGGTCGCTTGAACTCGAAACTCGAAACTCAACGTACCGCCTTGCAGCAACTCGTCGCCGTCACGCCGTCACGCCGTCAGTGAGGGAAGGGTCCAAAGGAACAGTGTTCGGATTTCTGCCGATTGGGACGTCACAGTCGCTCTACCATCCTAGAACGCGATGCCGCCCCTGTTCCATTGATTCCAGCTATGGCCGCCATTGCGTTGGGGCCGGCTCCTGCCGCTCAGGGAGGGTCTATAGTGGTTAGCGGTGTGCGTTCCCGGAGACCGGCTGGCCAAGACCGTCCTGCTGGAAGACAGCCGCGGCTATGTCACGGCCGTCATCCCTTCCACGCACCACCTGAAACTGTCAGAGCTGCGCGAGCAGACCGGCCGCAGGCTTACGCTCGCGCGCGCGAAGACGGCGTGCGCGAAGTCTTCAAGGATTGCGACCCCGGATCTGCCCCGCCGGTCGGCATGGCGTATGGCACGCAGACCTGGTTGGACGACAGTCTGCTGGCGCATCCCGATGTCTACTTCGAAGCGGGCGACCACCAGGAACTGGTGCACATGAACCTCGCGCAATTCGTCGACCTGATGGCCGACGCACGGCGCGGACATTTTGCGCACCGCGACATGTAGGGTAGAAACGCAGGCAGAACCGTCTGCCTGCGGCGCCTTGCCACCACCAGGTCGAGGTTGTCCGGTTCGTACGGGTTCGTGCGGCCGGGGCCATGGCTGCCGGGTCGGCTCTGCCCTTGTGCGGGGCGACGAAGCGCCGATCGATCTATCGATCTATCGATCTATCGATCTATCAATCTATCCGTCGAGCGAACGACCAGCCGAGCGGGCGGCCTCGGCGACCGCCCGGCCCTCAGCCCTCAGCGCCGCTCCTGGCCATCACATCCGAAGCCAGCACGACCACGCCCTGCGCCGAGGGAACGGTCTTGACCAGCGCCTGCGCCACCGCCCGTGCCTGCACCGGCCGGTAGGCGCCGGGAATCAGCGGCGCGAGCAGCTTCGCGATCGGGA of the Cupriavidus malaysiensis genome contains:
- a CDS encoding TetR/AcrR family transcriptional regulator, producing the protein MEATLQILDQEGPDALTTNRIAEVAGISIGTLYQYFPNKRQVLEELAQRESDRLTAELLAVLSEPDGQSPDQRLRQVVRTLLGAFGGRHRARRFVLEQAIARGGNPLVTPGHVSTFLSSAGIRDVDGRVVALSPIQAFVLTRSIMGAIGSALTYDEQWLASPAFEDSLFSLVRGFLRECAGKAAAPAAAR
- a CDS encoding FUSC family protein; amino-acid sequence: MLDILRKTTDVLFDSNRRFRQARLFHATRVALALLVSIALTTGIRIPHGEWATITVLVVIGGIQHHGNIRRRAAERGVGTLIGAVVGLALIVQQSYFGAPMLTYLLMAVICGYCAYHAIGKGGYIALLAAITVVITAGHGNQNVYDALWRTVDVFIGTAIALVFSFALPAYASYSWRVRLAALLRASAAVHVKMRHGFADAAEQRAAMLDLGAKLIPLRGLIPSVAKETGVPAAEFEEIQHAARVCVSALELMAAIEQESGPGDGDDPGIASALLALADALETGRAPAPAVSPAQPAVVPAPETGPLAFMASQLAAEIGRLRARLDRMSEKSGFPYAAR
- a CDS encoding hydrolase — protein: MSNAKLEVLTPHNSQFIIIDHQPQMAFGVQSMDRQTMKNNVVGLAKAAKIFDVPTTITTVESESFSGYTYPELLDVFPGKQTLERTSMNSWDDQKVRDALAANGRKKVVVAGLWTEVCNTTFALCAMLEGDYEIYMVADASGGTSKEAHDYAMQRMVQAGVVPVTWQQVMLEWQRDWKNRETYDGVMAVAKEHSGAYGMGIDYAYTMVHKAAQRTATVHESLAPVHAPVIER
- a CDS encoding YoaK family protein, which encodes MSANVNASSPTAASQEPSLWELCRAPILLTIVGGAIDTIGFIALVGFFTAHVTGNLVLAGAAFVKGGAGLWIKLGAIPLFIATVVISKMLIDRNRQTHRTLGWLFVAEAVFLLGFMVAGLSLAPFDNPDGVDLALTGGLGLVALAVRNTASKTLIKHISPSTMMTGNTTQLGIDLSNFLRARTRAGFQDLLKSASVVLGFVSGAFLGATLYVTIGFWSVFPFMLPIAYLARLAFRNEFK
- a CDS encoding TMEM175 family protein, with product MSISKNRVESFSDGVIAVSLTLMLFQLQVPEGFALKDILGNAYNFFGYVLSFIYVGIYWNNHHHLFKVARGINGRIMWANLNLLFWLTMVPFTTTWTWKSDFAQTPTAMYAFVLFMCSVSYSLLTRLILRSGGEHSELRQAIGSDLKGKLSIPIYAVAIAASFFSSAASFSILTVMAGVWFFPDSRIEKYLLADKTHEL
- the katG gene encoding catalase/peroxidase HPI; this translates as MTTEAKCPFLHPAGAGRSLQEWWPERLNLHILRQNSPQSDPMGKDFNYAKEFNSLDLAAVKKDLEALMTDSQPWWPADFGHYGPLFIRMAWHAAGTYRIGDGRGGVGTAQQRFAPTNSWPDNVSLDKARRLIWPIKQKYGRKLSWGDLIVLTGNVALESMGFKTFGFGGGREDVYEPDESVYWGNETQWLADKRYSGKRDLENPLAAVQMGLIYVNPEGPNGNPDPLAAAIDIRETFRRMAMNDEETVALIAGGHAFGKTHGAGPASHVGPEPEAAGLEEQGLGWRSSFGTGKGGDTITSGLEVIWTTTPTKWSNDYFKHLFEYEWELTKSPAGANQWKPKGDAGAGTVPDPADPSKRRSPSMLTTDLSLRFDPVYEKISRRFYEHPEQLADAFARAWFKLTHRDMGPRARYLGPEVPKEELLWQDPIPPVDHPLIDAQDVAALKATVLASGLTIPQLVSTAWASASTFRGSDKRGGANGARIRLAPQKDWDANQPAELAKVLATLEGIQGEFNKAQSGGKKVSLADLIVLAGCAGVEQAAKQAGHPVTVPFSPGRMDASQQQTDLDAMAVLEPVADGFRNYLQGKFSIPSEALLVDKAQLLTLTVPEMTVLVGGMRVLDVNFGKSQHGVLTKRPGMLTNDFFVNLLDMGTEWQPLSDEKDVFEGRDRKSGAPKWTGTRVDLVFGSNSELRAVCEVYGGADAQEKFVQDFVAAWNKVMNLDRFDLR